A single region of the Thermodesulfatator indicus DSM 15286 genome encodes:
- a CDS encoding transposase, producing the protein MPRIPRFFMNDPRAAYHVISRTALPGHDVLGDDEKDYLLNLIRWLSQVYFVEVYGFAIMGNHFHLLCRMLPEDQFSDAEVKRRIRLYYGEKRKIFFYKEMLKKWRQRLGNLSRYVQDIKQRFSRWYNKRVDRKGYFWADRFKSVIIETGEALLNCLAYIELNPVRAGIVEKPEDYRWCSLGYRARRGTGKTFLSLDSGLPRYEGKSEKERFELLQEFVYGKGGLGEPKRGTGEIFRQKVGYFTESLAIGSKGFVESAAARLKRFLGLKREKRGKKIKSLADIAFI; encoded by the coding sequence ATGCCACGTATTCCTCGTTTTTTCATGAATGATCCACGAGCCGCTTATCATGTAATTTCACGTACCGCCCTGCCCGGCCACGATGTCCTCGGCGATGATGAAAAAGATTACTTGCTCAACCTCATCCGCTGGCTCTCGCAAGTCTATTTTGTAGAAGTTTATGGCTTTGCCATTATGGGTAATCACTTCCATCTCCTCTGCCGTATGCTCCCCGAAGACCAGTTCTCCGACGCAGAAGTAAAACGCCGTATTCGCCTCTACTACGGCGAGAAACGCAAAATTTTCTTCTACAAAGAAATGCTCAAAAAATGGAGGCAAAGGCTTGGCAATCTTTCTCGATACGTCCAGGACATCAAGCAACGCTTTTCACGCTGGTATAACAAGCGCGTTGACCGCAAAGGCTATTTCTGGGCGGACAGATTCAAGTCCGTAATCATTGAAACCGGCGAGGCCTTACTGAATTGCCTGGCTTATATAGAGCTAAACCCGGTGCGGGCAGGAATCGTAGAAAAGCCGGAAGACTACCGCTGGTGTTCGCTGGGATACAGAGCAAGAAGAGGGACAGGCAAAACTTTTCTGTCGCTTGACTCAGGCCTTCCGCGGTATGAGGGAAAAAGCGAGAAAGAGAGATTTGAACTTTTGCAGGAGTTTGTTTATGGCAAGGGCGGGCTTGGCGAGCCAAAAAGGGGGACAGGCGAAATTTTTAGACAAAAAGTCGGGTATTTTACAGAAAGTCTGGCTATCGGAAGCAAAGGTTTTGTAGAAAGTGCGGCCGCAAGGTTAAAGAGATTTCTTGGGCTCAAAAGAGAGAAAAGAGGCAAAAAGATAAAAAGTTT